In Fusobacterium sp. SYSU M8D902, the following are encoded in one genomic region:
- a CDS encoding FtsW/RodA/SpoVE family cell cycle protein, which produces MSMIVENENLYNKRNQLNRQDKEEAMKRRKRIRNGGIVVILILLIIMSLLNMVSVKLEGVYLKGIFKTIRNHCTYISAGIVVFMFVSTRDYKKWKSKKMIGFLLLISILSLLAVVIGAKIPALKKYVPTINGAIGWIRVAGFSIQPAEMMKLPFIIILAKLLEKGEEEKYKSLGIIANVAGIVLIYLILVMLEKDLGTTIHYIAIAVTMLFMSRVSMKLIVGLSSLFIGVAGGFFYYVAFIGDKLTYGYRLRRVVSYLNGVLKNEYDLDIGYQVAQSLMAFGRGGILGEGYANGVQKYNYLPEANTDFILATFGEEFGFVGMLLLLFLFVLLFNNIKRTAMETTDYFGKYLAIGIGGYLITQVLINIYVALGMLPVFGIPMPIFSAGGTSIVTIFAAMGIILSINKQR; this is translated from the coding sequence ATGAGTATGATAGTGGAGAATGAAAATTTATACAATAAGAGAAATCAATTAAATAGACAGGATAAAGAAGAAGCTATGAAAAGGAGAAAAAGAATTAGAAATGGTGGAATTGTAGTAATTCTTATTCTTCTTATAATAATGAGTCTCTTGAATATGGTAAGTGTAAAGCTAGAAGGTGTATATTTAAAGGGGATTTTTAAAACAATAAGAAATCATTGTACATATATAAGTGCTGGTATAGTAGTTTTTATGTTTGTTTCAACAAGGGATTATAAAAAATGGAAGAGCAAAAAGATGATAGGCTTTTTACTGTTAATTTCAATTTTATCTCTTTTAGCTGTTGTAATAGGAGCTAAAATTCCAGCTCTAAAAAAATATGTACCAACAATAAATGGGGCTATTGGTTGGATTAGGGTAGCTGGTTTCAGTATTCAACCTGCTGAGATGATGAAACTTCCATTTATAATAATTTTAGCTAAACTCTTAGAAAAGGGAGAGGAAGAGAAGTATAAAAGCTTGGGAATAATAGCAAATGTAGCTGGAATAGTTCTTATCTATCTCATTTTGGTTATGTTAGAAAAAGACTTAGGGACTACAATACACTATATTGCTATCGCTGTTACAATGCTTTTTATGAGCAGAGTGAGTATGAAATTGATAGTAGGATTGAGTTCACTGTTTATAGGAGTAGCTGGAGGATTTTTCTATTACGTAGCCTTTATAGGAGATAAGCTAACCTATGGTTATAGATTGCGTAGAGTAGTTAGTTACTTGAATGGGGTATTAAAAAATGAGTATGATTTAGATATTGGTTATCAAGTGGCACAATCACTTATGGCTTTTGGAAGAGGTGGAATCTTAGGTGAGGGATATGCCAATGGGGTACAGAAGTACAACTATCTTCCAGAAGCTAATACTGATTTCATACTTGCAACCTTTGGAGAAGAGTTTGGATTTGTAGGTATGCTACTTTTACTTTTCCTATTTGTATTGCTCTTTAATAACATAAAGAGGACAGCTATGGAAACTACAGATTATTTTGGAAAGTATTTGGCTATAGGGATTGGTGGATACTTAATAACACAGGTTCTTATCAATATATATGTAGCCTTAGGAATGCTTCCTGTTTTTGGAATACCAATGCCAATATTCAGTGCTGGTGGAACCTCAATTGTAACGATATTTGCTGCCATGGGGATAATTTTAAGTATAAACAAACAGAGGTAA